Proteins encoded in a region of the Podospora pseudopauciseta strain CBS 411.78 chromosome 6, whole genome shotgun sequence genome:
- a CDS encoding hypothetical protein (EggNog:ENOG503P6G4): MAYMNSDSESEAGGHPGFSHSHGGGAPLYPPSPSPQPTKPSPIGSEMAKKKAAEKKLAEKVEHAEKNGNPTPATEVLTTPSSTLAGGTSSRESLVYNGRPKKSAATTDAPIVDQFDRLSLAPPQQVVKTTSQIFRGAAAKVSKNFEDDEIHHDHKEMRKQCRLVLRRIWGLREGLHMLQDTAGISDEFLKQLDYDIQGLINSVSQMMDEGDKVGLELLRLIALAESCGDEGRKTQEDLQRFKKEHESIVEEYKFAKEELKQVLTDNRLEVQMAQQRVKELEEERLTLDQVVATYKSKNARDSEMIQFLREKLEKLDMENGYLREQVEGKRNLWMQVHTDEKERDAARNIIKQSSMLGMGQSRPLSHHVSQVSLRPGPRHGPQHDQGLRSFQSYSQLPSGLSPKDSQLIRTPHGGTSTIPNGPQSLQNAHLKQITSGNTASANRILNSKATTADNWRRSTPRASVIRADLSGSPSERNPASPYATFSDLESPAAFKQTDETTWAREFEDFYSLMLGFCNSHFKRLQVNPQIVHASIQTKIPSLYNYMCTVINPGRPEEGQGYALSLLCETTTRPYYLLRLMLQHIVNLIFTTDGWTGFSKAVDEEMESLGQVLECSKKLPERDAASKRLAELVAEIEANKQGPNFKNRKVIEHNQILRKMIAPFIKLAKANQEAILHDLFTVTQAAWELSSKLLKAKRTFHYAFNDTGAKYSEDVHMVVETLLKPGDMALRNYRVKLSITPIVTMRSDENLTIRASQIVKAKVLVMP; this comes from the exons ATGGCTTATATGAACTCTGACTCCGAGTCGGAAGCCGGCGGTCACCCCGGCTTCAGCCACTCCCACGGCGGCGGTGCGCCGCtctaccccccctccccctccccccaacccaccaagcCCTCGCCCATCGGCTCAgagatggccaagaagaaggcagcggagaagaagctcgccGAAAAGGTTGAGCATGCCGAGAAGAACggcaacccaacccccgccACCGAGGTGTTAACGACACCTTCGTCGACCTTGGCCGGGGGTACCTCCAGTCGTGAATCCTTGGTCTACAATGGCAGACCCAAGAAGAGCGCCGCCACCACTGATGCTCCCATCGTCGATCAGTTCGATCGACTTTCTTTGGCTCCGCCCCAACAGGTCGTCAAGACCACGAGCCAGATCTTCCGCGGGGCTGCTGCCAAGGTGTCGAAGAATTTCGAAGATGACGAGATCCATCATGATCACAAG GAAATGAGAAAGCAGTGTCGTTTGGTCTTGCGCCGCATCTGGGGACTTCGTGAAGGCCTGCACATGTTGCAAGATACTGCGGGTATCTCTGACGAGTTTTTGAAGCAACTAGACTACGACATCCAGGGCCTCATCAACTCCGTTTCTCAGATGATGGATGAGGGTGACAAGGTCGGCCTGGAGCTTCTTCGACTTATTGCCCTTGCTGAGTCGTGTGGAGATGAAGGCCGCAAGACTCAAGAGGACCTCCAGCGGTTCAAGAAAGAGCACGAGAGCATCGTCGAGGAGTACAAGTTCGCCAAGGAAGAGCTAAAGCAAGTCTTGACCGACAACAGGTTGGAAGTCCAGATGGCCCAGCAGAGggtcaaggagctggaggaggagcgcctTACTCTTGACCAGGTTGTTGCGACCTACAAGAGTAAGAATGCCAGAGACTCGGAGATGATCCAGTTTCTCCGCGAGAAGCTCGAAAAGCTAGACATGGAGAACGGTTACCTGCGTGAGCAGGTTGAAGGCAAACGCAATCTCTGGATGCAGGTTCACACCGACGAAAAGGAGCGCGATGCTGCCCgaaacatcatcaagcaGTCGTCGATGCTTGGAATGGGCCAGTCTCGCCCATTGTCACACCATGTCTCCCAAGTGAGCCTCCGTCCGGGCCCCCGGCATGGTCCGCAACATGATCAAGGCCTCCGATCTTTCCAGTCCTACAGCCAACTGCCGTCTGGCTTGTCTCCCAAGGACTCGCAGCTGATTCGGACTCCGCATGGCGGGACCTCCACGATACCTAACGGACCCCAGTCTTTGCAGAACGCTCATCTCAAGCAGATTACATCTGGCAACACAGCTTCTGCAAACAGAATCCTGAACAGTAAGGCCACTACTGCCGATAACTGGCGTCGCTCCACTCCGCGGGCTTCAGTCATCAGGGCCGATTTATCTGGCAGTCCGTCTGAACGCAATCCTGCTTCACCGTATGCTACCTTCTCGGACCTGGAGAGTCCTGCTGCGTTCAAGCAGACTGATGAAACGACATGGGCCAGAGAATTTGAAGATTTCTATAGCCTGATGCTTGGATTCTGCAACTCGCACTTCAAGCGTCTTCAGGTCAATCCCCAGATTGTTCACGCCAGCATCCAGACCAAGATACCGAGCTTGTACAACTACATGTGCACGGTCATCAACCCCGGGAGGCCGGAGGAAGGCCAAGGCTATGCCTTGTCTCTCTTGTGCGAGACCACTACGCGCCCCTACTACCTACTTCGCCTCATGCTACAGCACATTGTCAACCTGATCTTCACCACCGACGGCTGGACTGGATTCAGCAAGGCTGTCGATGAAGAGATGGAGAGTCTTGGTCAAGTCTTGGAGTGCAGCAAGAAGCTCCCAGAGCGCGATGCAGCCAGCAAACGTTTGGCCGAGCTTGTCGCCGAAATTGAGGCAAACAAGCAAGGACCAAACTTCAAGAATCGCAAGGTCATCGAGCACAACCAGATTCTGAGGAAGATGATCGCGCCTTTCATCAAGCTGGCCAAGGCCAACCAAGAGGCCATCTTGCACGACTTGTTTACCGTCACGCAGGCCGCCTGGGAGTTGTCGTCTAAGCTGCTCAAGGCGAAGCGCACGTTCCACTACGCCTTCAACGACACGGGTGCCAAATATTCAGAAGACGTCCATATGGTGGTTGAGACTCTTCTGAAGCCGGGGGATATGGCTCTCCGAAACTACAGGGTCAAGCTCTCGATCACGCCCATCGTCACGATGCGCAGTGATGAGAATCTTACCATCCGGGCCTCGCAGATTGTGAAGGCCAAAGTTTTGGTCATGCCCTAG
- a CDS encoding hypothetical protein (COG:S; EggNog:ENOG503NXE2) produces MASLQPEPRGRSRASSAASSIRSNTSDTKRSFFGSLKDIVKRSSRSPSPNPNKMCNPFFTSAATVTANDMAAGAPLSEAPPPYTAQPPQPNPSISIDKPTTNSQHRTPSPSPSATSILSTPEDPYAFLSMFDTIFLIDDSGSMSSQNRWKETKSALQAIAPICTAHDSDGVDVYFLNSKNPAHPSTGFIGRKTAQSINQLFSDVHPTGWTPTGSRIRSILGPYVKRYVEMVKRGVDPDNTGLKPVNVIVITDGAASDDPEGVIVNLARKLDEVEAPSHQVGIQFFQVGDDGEAGRALRELDDGLRGVRDMVDTVSFDQRSSWADGGGRVLSAEGILKTVLGAVVKRLDRRVVGERQGGLLAPRS; encoded by the coding sequence ATGGCCTCTTTACAACCAGAACCCCGTGGCCGCTCTCGAGcatcctcagcagcctcTTCTATCAGGTCCAACACCAGTGACACCAAAAGAAGCTTCTTCGGCTCTCTCAAAGACATAGTCAAGAGATCCTCCCgctcaccctcaccaaacccaaacaaGATGTGcaaccccttcttcaccagcgCGGCGACAGTGACGGCGAACGACATGGCAGCCGGAGCCCCGTTGTCAgaagcaccacccccctacACGGCCCAGCCCCCTCAGCCCAACCCATCGATCTCCATCgacaaacccaccaccaactcccaaCACCggaccccctccccctccccctcagcaacgtccatcctctccaccccggAAGACCCTTATGCCTTCCTCTCCATGTTCGACACCATCTTTCTGATTGACGACTCAGGGTCAATGTCCTCCCAAAACAGGTGGAAAGAAACCAAATCAGCCCTGCAAGCCATCGCACCTATTTGCACCGCCCACGACAGCGACGGGGTAGACGTCTActtcctcaactccaaaaACCCCGCGCACCCCTCCACGGGGTTTATAGGGAGGAAAACAGCGCAGTCGATCAACCAGCTGTTTAGCGACGTGCACCCCACAGGATGGACACCCACCGGTTCAAGAATCAGGAGCATTCTCGGTCCGTATGTCAAGAGATATGTCgagatggtgaagaggggtGTGGACCCGGATAACACAGGGCTTAAGCCGGTGAATGTGATTGTGATTACGGACGGGGCGGCGAGCGATGACCCGGAGGGGGTGATTGTCAACCTGGCGAGGAAGCTGGACGAGGTTGAGGCGCCGAGTCACCAGGTCGGGATACAGTTTTTTCaggttggggatgatggggaggcggggagggcgctgagggagttggatgatgggttgaggggggtgagggatatGGTTGATACTGTGAGCTTTGATCAGAGGAGCAGCTGggcggatgggggggggagggtgttgagtgCCGAGGGGATTTTGAAGACGGTGctgggggcggtggtgaagaggttggatcggagggttgtgggggagaggcagggggggttgttggcgcCTAGGAGTTAG
- the YHM1 gene encoding high copy suppressor of abf2 (COG:C; EggNog:ENOG503NUAX; BUSCO:EOG09263JTO), with the protein MSPIAAGGREKESNLARLLGSGSAGIAELAIFHPVDTIAKRLMSNEGKVSSVAKLNTVIFKDKANASAGRKFVSLFPGLGYAAGYKVLQRVYKYGGQPVARDYLGAHYGKDFENAFGKKTGKAIMHSTAGSLIGIGEIVLLPLDVLKIKRQTNPEAFRGRGVLKIVKDEGFGLYRGWGWTAARNAPGSFALFGGSAFAKEFLFGLNDYNKASWFQNFIASIAGASASLVVSAPLDVIKTRIQNRNFDNPESGFRILTNMAKNEGAGAFFKGLVPKLLMTGPKLVFSFWLAQTLIPAFDAAFAGRKVEVERK; encoded by the exons ATGTCTCCCATTGCGGCTGGTGGCAGAGAGAAGGAGTCCAACCtggcgaggttgttgggttCCG GATCCGCCGGTATTGCCGAGTTGGCTATCTTCCATCCT GTTGACACAATCGCGAAGAGACTGATGTCCAACGAGGGCAAG GTCTCGTCCGTCGCCAAGCTCAACACCGTCATCTTCAAGGACAAGGCCAACGCCTCCGCCGGCCGCAAGTTCGTCTCCCTTTTCCCTGGGCTGGGGTATGCTGCTGGGTACAAGGTTCTTCAGCGTGTGTACAAGTACGGTGGTCAGCCCGTGGCGAGGGATTACCTTGGTGCGCATTATGGCAAGGATTTCGAGAACGCGTTTGGCAAGAAGACTGGCAAGGCGATTATGCACTCGACTGCTGGTAGCTTGATTGGTATTGGCGAGATTGTGCTCTTGCCGTTGGATGTGCTCAAAATCAAGAGGCAGACCAACCCTGAGGCGttcagggggaggggtgtgcTCAAGATTGTGAAGGATGAGGGTTTTGGGCTTTACagagggtgggggtggacTGCTGCGAGAAACGCCCCTGGGTCGTTTGCT CTCTTTGGTGGTTCCGCCTTTGCGAAGGAATTTCTCTTTGGCCTCAACGACTACAACAAGGCGTCGTGGTTCCAGAACTTCATCGCCTCCATCGCCGGTGCTTCTGCGTCTCTTGTCGTTTCGGCCCCCCTCGATGTCATCAAGACCCGCATCCAAAACCGCAACTTTGACAACCCCGAGTCTGGCTTCCGCATCCTGACCAACATGGCCAAGAACGAGGGCGCCGGCGCCTTCTTCAAGGGTCTCGTGCCCAAGCTGCTCATGACCGGTCCCAAGCTGGTGTTTTCGTTCTGGCTTGCGCAGACGTTGATCCCTGCTTTTGATGCGGCTTTTGCGGGGAGGAAGGTCGAGGTTGAGAGGAAGTAA
- the PMC1_3 gene encoding plasma membrane calcium (EggNog:ENOG503NX5D; COG:P), translated as MTSQHKSKEAPGEYGRRDYLSASELDFESIAGYLKLSDDVEKSDEANKPDFPVSTDLPVNDNQFTFAPGQLSKLFDSKSLSDLYKLGGLAVSGGPILWMFLKRNPTSGALQNGDEGAGAWIDDATLVGVVAVVAGILNAERSLFVRDDLEGGNHPVLPELESGGWDGAGINRSGVGHQPGVDGGAEITSIN; from the exons ATGACCTCCCAGCATAAGTCGAAGGAGGCCCCCGGGGAATATGGCCGACGTGACTACCTGTCAGCTTCCGAGTTGGATTTCGAAAG TATCGCGGGTTACCTTAAGCTCTcggatgatgttgagaaaTCAGACGAGGCCAACAAGCCCGACTTCCCGGTTAGCACCGACCTCCCGGTCAACGACAATCAATTTACGTTTGCTCCAGGCCAACTTAGCAAGCTTTTCGACTCCAAAAGCCTATCCGACTTGTACAAGTTGGGTGGTCTCGCGGTTTCCGGAG GCCCCATTCTCTGGATGTTCCTGAAACGCAACCCTACATCTGGGGCGCTCCAGAACGGGGATGAGGGTGCTGGTGCTTGGATCGATGATGCAACTTTGGTTGGTGTCGTGGCTGTTGTCGCTGGTATCTTGAATGCAGAGCGTAGTCTCTTCGTGAGGGATGACTTGGAGGGGGGCAACCACCCCGTCCTCCCTGAATTGGAGTCCGGCGGTTGGGACGGTGCCGGCATCAACAGGAGCGGCGTTGGCCATCAGCCAGGAGTAGATGGGGGTGCCGAGATTACGTCCATAAACTGA
- the DIA4 gene encoding Serine--tRNA ligase, mitochondrial (EggNog:ENOG503NV6W; COG:J), with amino-acid sequence MKCKPPSSNTAPSDSEEPKTSKEEVVIAPSFNGRSWRYLGRFHDPPQAPSNLFPTTAFCGSISQRKPTSDNLLALPLTTSPTVALMRPSLSGVAASKSFTCLPCLLRTSTRNSFQRPVLTYTERTTPKLSPAQFSNSARQLHAQEAPDQTAAFNTAASLRPTTAPKPLLDIKHIRLNPDLYSQNCIDRNYKSLAEYPHKINALFAEWQAQQKAGRALRERGNILRRRLAGPGGTSRDDPREIIDEFGDMSREEILEEARKVKAGLAGIEETEGKLQAEMERLALAIPNLTSDETPRGTEPEVMSYINNHPEPEPALSDRVWRSHVHVGAELGLLDFAGAASSSGWGWYYLLDEAADLEQALISYALATATRAGWRQVSPPSVVYGHIAAACGFQPRDANGETQIYAIAQSREDAARGKPELVLAGTAEIPLAGMKADTVLDEADLPLKRVAVSRCYRAEAGARGSETKGLYRVHEFTKVEMFSWTLPDQVETEEIFDEMIDLQTEILGGLGLHCRVLEMPTADLGASATRKCDIEAFFPSRRERNDGWGEVTSASICTDYQTRRLATRLKTKEGKLVYPWTVNGTALAVPRVLAAILENGWNESEKSVLIPEVLRPWMDGREKIGPRHRMN; translated from the coding sequence ATGAAATGTAAACCGCCGAGTTCCAACACCGCTCCAAGTGATAGCGAGGAACCAAAGACATCAAAAGAAGAGGTGGTCATAGCTCCTAGCTTCAACGGAAGGTCTTGGCGTTACTTAGGTCGCTTTCATGACCCACCACAAGCTCCATCGAATCTCTTCCCCACCACAGCTTTCTGTGGTTCGATCTCTCAAAGAAAGCCAACATCAGACAACCTCCTTGCCCTGCCATTGACAACTTCACCAACCGTCGCACTCATGAGGCCATCCTTATCAGGTGTCGCGGCATCCAAGTCGTTCACCTGCCTCCCATGTCTCCTCCGAACCTCAACCAGAAACAGCTTCCAGCGCCCCGTCCTCACCTACACAGAAAGAACCACCCCCAAGTTATCACCAGCGCAATTCTCCAACAGCGCCCGACAGCTCCACGCCCAAGAAGCCCCCGACCAAACCGCCGCTTTCAACACAGCCGCCTCCCTCCGCCCAACCACAGCCCCTAAACCCCTCCTCGATATTAAGCACATCCGCCTCAACCCCGACCTCTACTCCCAAAACTGCATCGACAGAAACTATAAATCCCTCGCCGAATACCCCCACAAGATCAATGCCTTGTTTGCGGAATGGCAAGCTCAGCAAAAAGCCGGCCGCGCCCtcagggaaaggggaaataTTCTCCGCCGCCGGTTGGCTGGTCCCGGCGGCACCTCCCGTGACGATCCCCGCGAGATTATTGACGAGTTTGGTGACATGAGTCGggaggagattttggaggaggcgcgGAAAGTAAAGGCTGGTTTGGCGGGGATTGAGGAGACGGAGGGGAAGCTGCAGGCTGAGATGGAAAGATTGGCGCTGGCGATCCCGAATTTGACGAGTGATGAGACGCCCCGCGGGACGGAGCCGGAAGTCATGAGTTATATCAACAATCACCCCGAGCCTGAGCCGGCGTTGTCGGATAGAGTGTGGAGGAGTCATGTGCATGTTGGTGCGGAATTGGGACTTTTGGACTTTGCCGGGGCGGCGTCTTCTTCTGGGTGGGGCTGGTATTACCTTTTGGATGAGGCGGCGGATTTGGAACAGGCCTTGATCAGCTATGCTTTGGCTACGGCTACACGGGCAGGGTGGAGGCAGGTCTCCCCTCCGAGCGTGGTGTATGGGCatattgctgctgcttgtggGTTTCAGCCGAGGGACGCGAATGGGGAGACGCAGATTTACGCTATTGCTCAGTCGAGGGAGGATGCGGCGAGGGGGAAGCCGGAGTTGGTGCTGGCTGGGACGGCGGAGATTCCATTGGCCGGGATGAAGGCTGATACTGTGCTGGACGAGGCTGATTTGCCATTGAAGAGGGTAGCAGTTTCACGATGCTACAGGGCGGAAGCGGGGGCTAGAGGGAGTGAGACGAAGGGGCTTTACAGGGTGCACGAGTTCACAAAGGTGGAGATGTTTTCTTGGACGCTGCCGGATCAGGTCGAGACGGAGGAGATCTTTGACGAGATGATTGATCTCCAGACGGAAATCTTGGGCGGGCTAGGGCTACACTGCCGGGTCTTGGAGATGCCCACTGCTGATTTGGGGGCGTCGGCTACGAGAAAGTGTGATATTGAGGCGTTCTTCCCGTCCAGAAGGGAGCGGAATGATGGCTGGGGAGAGGTTACGAGCGCCAGTATTTGCACCGACTACCAGACTAGGAGGTTGGCGACTAGACTCAAGACCaaggaggggaagctggTGTATCCTTGGACTGTCAACGGGACTGCTCTTGCTGTTCCGAGAGTTTTGGCGGCGATTTTGGAGAACGGGTGGAATGAGTCGGAGAAGAGTGTTTTGATCCCTGAAGTGTTGCGACcttggatggatgggagagAGAAGATTGGGCCGAGGCACCGGATGAATTAG
- a CDS encoding hypothetical protein (EggNog:ENOG503P8DK), whose protein sequence is MTNGWVQGNQECRFLQPDHFGDQDVYCEATHEPEDVLYIGSDDDEYESPAERRQRIEAQGRRYLQGKRLHLISASLSGPFTKASGWTNPWRSKSVVRKSSKRKRPTTAKKLATKPQPPPVPYESSELSSARSNIVQLDHAPTQDADEESLIRVQDWRDRVLAEIPVNATPTNYYPSQTEPVSTPSKVPTPEILNDDASSELSPPPESPLIVTPIRQKKTVGLKDSSVQEEELPPQPELHTPGAGQAMFLPVIDLSPHAIRLFEETYLSRESSKASPFRQPLQGSPLKNCTPAPTLLVQPPLEEPSTTRTPADVDSAVTTTTERLPGSTQTDGSFRFHKTRQKQRDLPLRKRSRLSSVLPSNDDSSEKRNQPNHASSEIRTVEPGTVDIAREDQNPSEPTSPTSSNNDGVGNLPEPEPRIVTQEVQLETHVEHSKQCAADSPSRASQIDGVTLVPLSFAEEDREDVSMGNVTCEKEYASVPQDIAASLGFPKRLLWPKPGTNVTNQSSQLTVPLDSAPVPTLLRAKEPKVPEPEQAAAAEQHVAEMSVTANAGMLADDTIDDDVVKSGPEENEEDEETAEASETEEVTVLNMALKPEPEEYAPQPSRQPIMLVSALLDPEVFEPKIPEPGVPEPQVSEPAVLAPTPAPQPKPALESEVVSVPAPDPIPEPRTITSPGSLVPAVNGLMAEIAHRASQGLNAIRRVLDPGAESSGATDSVAITLGAEAVTVQEEPIHAAPCSSLSDETASSPSSGIATPEMALDHAKETSGKARDEPNSPATVAKEAPGIDTASKVEEMDIDTETVAKPEVAQEVTETAHEREPASISSHRSSSPVSVEQSPWATDAVSLPLAINIETPVPGRIAALTVPDSCQLPVSQSPWARGDSQFQVIIPPAPEIRSFVPFSSPANSAVLQRPETPPPQIFPSDTNNSQASIAQLSTPESNKPAQRTPENTNSFGLSTKSFRDFMTPSPQPAKRRKISGMSSARNNTGLIRSTQLLFQVATANPWSPGLPSSSRRPTPNTIKPKSLLRQTLSTTTTPSMSRKRKRVTFAPLPSETPPALDLASSPYFSAEYPSTTPSSTPITPIVSFPHPKTRPSSPPPSTLSSDLPTAETEKFSKHFAKVATKRLGHTTFANPVAKLRDTQKRLLPSESQQGCDSPGVEAMAERFVFFADSHNNSGRTAGVEGEEEEEEEEEEEEEVLLQSQLDSQLEIVTEDEEEVVEGESQDVVNDVLQNLDDFLGVGGGLWDVDSAVRDMAREQRHEEEGRRMQEEEEEEMRRLKMGLGGSVWE, encoded by the exons ATGACCAATGGTTGGGTACAGGGCAACCAGGAGTGTAGGTTTCTCCAGCCCGACCACTTTGGCGATCAGGACGTCTATTGCGAAGCCACCCACGAGCCCGAAGATGTCTTGTACATTGgctccgacgacgacgagtaCGAAAGCCCGGCCGAACGACGGCAACGAATAGAGGCACAAGGACGCCGCTATCTCCAAGGGAAGCGCCTTCACTTGATCTCAGCCTCACTTTCTGGCCCCTTCACGAAGGCTTCTGGATGGACCAACCCCTGGCGCTCAAAATCAGTCGTGCGCAAATCTTCAAAGAGGAAGCGCCCAACCACTGCGAAGAAACTTGCGACTAAACCTCAACCGCCGCCTGTCCCTTACGAGTCCTCTGAATTGTCGAGCGCCCGAAGCAACATTGTACAGCTTGACCATGCGCCAACGCAAGATGCCGACGAGGAAAGCCTTATTAGGGTGCAGGACTGGAGAGATCGGGTTCTTGCCGAGATACCTGTCAATGCGACACCTACCAATTATTATCCGTCTCAAACCGAGCCCGTCAGCACGCCCTCGAAAGTGCCCACGCCGGAGATCCTTAACGATGACGCATCCAGTGAGCTGTCGCCTCCGCCCGAGTCCCCCTTGATTGTCACGCCTATACGCCAAAAGAAGACCGTTGGGTTGAAGGATTCGAGTGtccaagaggaggagctgccACCGCAACCAGAGCTTCACACACCAGGGGCAGGGCAGGCAATGTTTTTACCGGTCATTGATCTTTCGCCACACGCCATCAGACTATTCGAGGAGACTTACTTATCTCGGGAATCAAGCAAAGCTTCTCCGTTCAGGCAGCCGCTCCAAGGGAGCCCTCTCAAAAACTGTACGCCAGCTCCAACATTACTTGTCCAACCGCCCCTCGAGGAGCCTTCCACAACCAGGACACCCGCCGATGTTGATTCAGCggtgacaacaacaactgaAAGACTGCCAGGCAGCACTCAAACAGATGGCAGCTTTCGGTTTCACAAGACGCGCCAGAAGCAACGAGATCTACCGCTTCGCAAGCGCAGTAGACTTTCCAGCGTCTTACCGAGCAATGATGACTCAAGTGAAAAGCGAAATCAACCAAACCACGCATCATCGGAGATTCGAACGGTGGAACCTGGAACAGTTGACATTGCACGGGAGGACCAAAATCCATCGGAGCCTACATCACCAACTTCTTCTAACAATGACGGAGTGGGTAACCTGCCAGAGCCTGAGCCTCGAATCGTCACTCAAGAAGTTCAACTTGAGACTCATGTCGAACATTCAAAGCAATGCGCAGCGGACAGTCCTAGTAGGGCTTCGCAAATCGACGGTGTTACCCTGGTCCCTCTATCTTTTGCCGAGGAAGACCGCGAGGATGTCAGCATGGGCAATGTTACGTGTGAGAAGGAGTATGCGTCGGTGCCACAGGATATCGCGGCCAGTCTTGGGTTTCCCAAACGGCTGTTGTGGCCCAAACCTGGCACTAACGTCACGAACCAGAGTTCACAGTTAACTGTACCCCTTGACTCAGCACCCGTACCAACGCTCCTTAGGGCGAAGGAGCCTAAGGTGCCTGAACCTGAGCAGGCTGCAGCGGCGGAACAACATGTTGCGGAGATGTCGGTGACGGCCAATGCTGGCATGTTGGCAGACGATACaattgatgatgatgtggtcAAGAGTGGTCCTGAAGAaaatgaagaagatgaagagacAGCGGAGGCTAGCGAGACTGAGGAGGTTACAGTTTTGAACATGGCGTTGAAGCCTGAACCAGAAGAATATGCACCACAACCGTCTAGACAACCAATAATGTTGGTGTCGGCGTTACTTGATCCAGAAGTCTTTGAACCCAAGATTCCAGAGCCAGGAGTACCAGAACCCCAAGTTTCTGAACCGGCGGTGTTGGCACCgacaccagcaccacaaccGAAGCCAGCGCTAGAATCGGAAGTAGTCTCTGTACCAGCGCCAGATCCCATACCCGAACCCAGGACCATCACTTCCCCTGGCTCCTTGGTCCCCGCAGTCAACGGCCTGATGGCAGAAATTGCCCATCGGGCTTCACAGGGACTCAACGCCATCCGAAGGGTTTTGGACCCAGGTGCAGAATCGAGCGGAGCTACAGACAGCGTTGCTATAACGTTGGGCGCTGAGGCTGTCACCGTTCAGGAAGAGCCAATCCACGCAGCGCCTTGTTCTAGCCTATCTGACGAAACTGCATCGTCACCTTCATCTGGCATTGCAACCCCAGAAATGGCACTGGATCACGCTAAGGAAACCTCGGGGAAAGCCAGAGACGAACCAAATTCACCAGCTACAGTTGCAAAAGAGGCGCCCGGGATTGATACTGCGAGTAAGGTAGAAGAAATGGACATTGACACCGAAACGGTGGCCAAACCCGAGGTGGCACAGGAAGTGACGGAGACTGCTCATGAAAGGGAGCCTGCTTCCATCTCATCACATCGGTCTTCTTCTCCGGTATCGGTTGAGCAAAGCCCCTGGGCAACTGATGCAGTATCACTACCACTGGCTATCAATATCGAGACGCCAGTTCCCGGCAGAATTGCTGCCCTCACAGTTCCGGATTCTTGTCAACTACCAGTATCTCAAAGTCCTTGGGCGAGAGGCGATTCTCAATTCCAGGTGATAATTCCACCAGCTCCCGAAATCCGCTCTTTTGTTCCATTCTCTTCTCCTGCCAACAGCGCCGTCCTACAAAGACCcgagacaccaccacctcaaatTTTTCCTTCAGATACCAACAACTCCCAAGCGTCAATAGCCCAGCTATCAACCCCCGAATCCAACAAACCCGCCCAGAGAACCCCTGAGAATACCAACAGTTTCGGCCTCTCTACCAAGTCCTTCAGGGATTTCatgaccccctcccctcaaccaGCCAAAAGAAGGAAGATATCCGGGATGTCCTCAGCGAGGAACAACACAGGTCTTATAAGGAGCACCCAACTCCTTTTCCAAGtcgccaccgccaacccctgGTCTCCAGGTCTGCCGTCTAGCAGCCGGAGACCGACACCTAATACAATAAAACCCAAGTCCTTGCTCCGACAAACActgtcaaccaccaccaccccgtcgATGTCACGGAAAAGGAAACGCGTCACCTTTGCGCCTTTACCGAGCGAAACTCCCCCTGCATTAGACCTAGCATCATCCCCCTACTTCTCAGCTGAatacccctccaccactccctccaGCACACCCATCACCCCAATAGTCTCTttcccccaccccaaaacgcgaccctcctccccaccaccatcaaccttgTCATCTGACCTTCCGACAGCGGAAACGGAGAAATTTTCCAAGCACTTTGCAAAGGTGGCTACCAAACGCCTCGGCCACACGACCTTTGCCAACCCGGTGGCTAAACTTCGAGATACAcagaagaggttgttgccGAGTGAGAGCCAGCAGGGGTGTGACAGTCCGGGGGTGGAGGCCATGGCGGAGaggtttgttttttttgcaGACTCACACAACAACTCGGGGAGAACTGctggggttgaaggg gaggaggaggaggaggaggaggaggaggaggaggaggaggtgttgcTGCAGTCACAGCTTGATTCCCAGCTTGAGATAGTCactgaagatgaggaggaggtagtgGAAGGGGAGTCACAGGATGTGGTGAATGATGTGCTGCAGAATTTGGATGATTTCCTtggtgtgggaggggggttgtgggatGTTGATTCTGCGGTGAGGGATATGGCAAGGGAACAGAGgcacgaagaagaaggaagaaggatgcaggaggaggaggaggaggagatgaggaggttgaagatggggttgggagggagtGTTTGGGAATGA